Part of the Pseudomonadota bacterium genome, AAGCATCGTCTGTCCGCCGCTTGTCGGAGACGAACAGTACGATCAGGACGGCGGCCTGCCTGCGAGCGTGTCTGTCTGACGTCGTGTCCCGGTGTTAAGCGGTCTGGGCGGCCTCCAAGAGCCAGGCGATGAATGCGCGGACTTCCGGCCTGTCTTGGCGCTCGGCTGTCGTTACGACGTCATAGCCGATGCCCGGCGCCGCCAGTTCGGCAAAGGGCTGCACCAGAAGGTTGGCTTCCAGGGGCTCACGAAGAATCGGCCCACTCGCCAGCACCACGCCGTGCCCAGCGATGGCCGCTTGGACGGCCAAGCCGTAATCGCTGAAGTGGAGGCCGCCGGCGGTATCGATCCTTTCGGCCCCGACATGCGCCAACCAGTTCTCCCAGACGAACCATTGCCGCGTCGAGCGCGCCCAGTCCATCGTCGAGAGATCCCAGTGGATCAGCGGCCGAGCGTTGAGGTCGCTGAGATGCCGAAGCCGAGGCGGCCCTTTGGCGAGGGACGGACTGCAGGCAGGGAAAATCTGGTCATCGAACAGCCGGTGGATGACGAGCCCCTCGTCGCTGTCGACCGCGTAACGAAGCGCCACATCAGTTTCACCACGTTGCAGATCGACAATACGTGGTGTCGACTCGATCAAGACGTTGACGTCCGGATGCGCCTCTCTGAATCCGGCGAGCTTTGGAACAAGCCACGTCGTTGCGATCGACGTCTCGACCGAGACGATAAGGCGACGTTCGTCTTGGGGCGCGCGCATCTGGCGGACCGATGCGGTGAGGTGCTGCATGGCGGCGGCCAAATCGTTCAGGCCCGCTTCTCCGTTCGCCGTCAAGGTGAGCGCGCGACCCTTCCGCAGCAAAAGGCGCGATCCCACCGACGCCTCGAGTTTGCCAACCAGCTGTTTCACAGCCGCCGGCGTCACATTCAGTTCGTCGGCGGCGGCGCTATAGCTCAGATGACGGGCCGCTGCCTCAAAGGCCCTGAGCGCGTTCAGCGAAGGTAACCAAGTGCTCATATCACTATTTAGATAAACTTAAACGAGCGATCAGTTCAAATGATTCGTTTCCATCCATGATTTGACTTTAGATATGATATCAAGAGCACGGTACCAACCGGCATGAGGCAAGCGATGTTGAAGGTTTGCTAAATGAAGGACAGCCGGATACCGGAAGGCTGATCCGGTCCTGCGCCAGCCTCTATCGAACCAGGTCCAAGGAGTTTTCTCATCATGACCGCGCCAGCAGCAGAGCCGATCCGCAATGTCGTGACGTCACACAACGAGCCCGGCTGGAACTACGGCTATCAGAACTCGCCCTACTTCGCGTTTGACCACGCCCGCGGCGCGAGCTTCGTCGTTTACAACCGCCGGCTCATGCCGATCGCGTTCGACGACGATGATCGGTTCGAGGACTATTGGGCGCTGCGCCGCGCGGCCACGATGCTGCCGACAGGCGAACTGCCGCTTGAGATCAAGGGCCCGGATGCCGAGCGCCTGTGCGACATGGTCTTCACAAAGGACATAACAAAGCTGAAGCCCGGCCGCTGCGCTTACGGCATCGCGTGCTATCCCGACGGCGGCCTGATCGTCGACGGAATCCTGATGCGCCTGGAGGCGGACCGTTTCTGGTACGTCCAGGCGGACGGCGACATTCATTCCTGGTTCATCGCCCACGCGCAGGGTCTGGATGTCGAGGTTCGGGATCCCAATGTCTGGGTCAATCAGGTCCAAGGTCCGCTTGCGTTGGACGTGCTCGCCAAAGCGGCTGACAACGGGTTGCCGGATCCGTTCGGCTACTTTGCGATCGCGGATATCACGATCGGCGGCCAGCGTGTCATCGTAACGCGCACGGGTTGGACCGGTGAGGTTGGCTGGGAGTACTACAGTTTCCCCGAGACCGACTGCCACAAGCTATGGCGTGACATCATGAGGGCCGGCGAGAGCGCGGGCATGGTCCATATCGGTCTCGATTCCATGGACATCCGACGCATCGAGGCGGCTATCTTGAACGCGGGCTCGGACTTCGATCAC contains:
- a CDS encoding LysR substrate-binding domain-containing protein encodes the protein MSTWLPSLNALRAFEAAARHLSYSAAADELNVTPAAVKQLVGKLEASVGSRLLLRKGRALTLTANGEAGLNDLAAAMQHLTASVRQMRAPQDERRLIVSVETSIATTWLVPKLAGFREAHPDVNVLIESTPRIVDLQRGETDVALRYAVDSDEGLVIHRLFDDQIFPACSPSLAKGPPRLRHLSDLNARPLIHWDLSTMDWARSTRQWFVWENWLAHVGAERIDTAGGLHFSDYGLAVQAAIAGHGVVLASGPILREPLEANLLVQPFAELAAPGIGYDVVTTAERQDRPEVRAFIAWLLEAAQTA
- a CDS encoding aminomethyltransferase family protein; translated protein: MTAPAAEPIRNVVTSHNEPGWNYGYQNSPYFAFDHARGASFVVYNRRLMPIAFDDDDRFEDYWALRRAATMLPTGELPLEIKGPDAERLCDMVFTKDITKLKPGRCAYGIACYPDGGLIVDGILMRLEADRFWYVQADGDIHSWFIAHAQGLDVEVRDPNVWVNQVQGPLALDVLAKAADNGLPDPFGYFAIADITIGGQRVIVTRTGWTGEVGWEYYSFPETDCHKLWRDIMRAGESAGMVHIGLDSMDIRRIEAAILNAGSDFDHTMNPFQAGLGPMVDLKKADFFGKAALLEADQRPLLYGVRCADAEPLTSGPVAKSGKAVGHLSAAAWSPFLSCGIGYVRLDDTEHGPGDAIEVVGVDGKTYAAEIVELPYYDKEKRIPRGLDKEIPARA